In a genomic window of Methylophaga thalassica:
- a CDS encoding HD domain-containing phosphohydrolase — protein sequence MISDKDILNARILIVDDQLINIKLLEKMLRQAGFTSLYSTNLGAEVKQRYFEYEIDLILLDIRMPDMDGFQVMETLQTAIQDDYLPILVITAELTQEIRKKSLCSGAKDFITKPFDQTEVIQRIRNMLEVRLLHKQVLTQNETLEQQVKIRTQQLEQSRLEIIKRLGRAAEYKDNETGNHILRMSHFAHMLALAVGLSDKFAADILTAAPMHDIGKIGIPDHILLKPGSLNPDEWEIMKTHVKIGADLLADTDVPLLKLASNIALTHHEKWDGSGYPNGLKGEAIPIEGRICAICDVFDALTSERPYKKAWPVEQAVDYLITQKGQHFDPKLVDHFLAIIEQVLHYRSRYPDTAYEASDQS from the coding sequence ATGATTTCAGATAAGGACATTTTAAACGCCAGAATTCTTATTGTTGATGACCAATTGATCAACATTAAATTACTGGAAAAAATGCTGAGACAGGCCGGATTTACCTCTCTGTATTCCACAAATCTAGGCGCTGAAGTAAAACAACGCTATTTTGAATACGAAATTGATCTCATCCTGCTAGATATCCGTATGCCGGATATGGATGGATTTCAGGTGATGGAAACATTGCAAACAGCGATACAGGATGATTATCTTCCAATACTGGTAATCACCGCCGAACTCACTCAGGAAATACGGAAAAAATCTCTCTGCTCCGGCGCAAAAGATTTTATAACTAAGCCGTTTGATCAGACAGAAGTCATCCAACGTATCAGAAATATGTTGGAAGTCCGCCTACTGCATAAGCAAGTATTGACGCAGAATGAAACGCTAGAACAACAGGTCAAGATCCGAACTCAACAACTTGAGCAAAGCCGTCTTGAAATTATTAAACGCTTAGGTCGGGCGGCAGAATACAAAGATAACGAAACCGGTAATCATATTCTGAGGATGAGCCACTTTGCCCATATGTTGGCACTCGCCGTCGGACTCAGTGATAAGTTTGCTGCTGATATATTAACCGCAGCGCCGATGCATGATATCGGTAAAATTGGCATTCCAGATCACATTCTACTGAAACCGGGTTCGCTTAATCCTGATGAGTGGGAGATCATGAAAACCCATGTCAAAATTGGCGCAGACCTACTAGCTGATACAGATGTGCCATTGCTCAAGCTGGCGAGTAATATTGCCCTGACTCACCATGAAAAATGGGACGGTTCTGGATACCCAAATGGTTTAAAAGGGGAAGCTATCCCCATCGAAGGTCGTATTTGTGCAATATGTGACGTTTTTGATGCTTTAACGTCTGAGCGCCCATACAAAAAGGCATGGCCGGTTGAGCAAGCGGTTGATTATCTGATCACTCAAAAAGGACAACATTTTGATCCTAAGTTAGTCGATCATTTCTTAGCGATTATCGAACAGGTTCTTCACTACCGTTCTCGCTATCCAGATACAGCGTATGAAGCATCAGATCAGTCCTAA
- a CDS encoding SDR family NAD(P)-dependent oxidoreductase, translating to MAEQIILITGAAQGIGASVAKACAYAGATVILLDKQVPQLEAVYDEIVEQTGIIPAIYPLDLKGATVDDYKQLAQTISESFGKLDALIHCAASLGQLAPVMNQDPKTWAETLHINLTAAYLLTQACLPLLKQQASHLIFTTDAHKHTAYWGAYGISKAAVEALAEQLKDELEAEGKVIVSTIDPGEVRTALYARAYPARNPEHLNLPDDVAYQYIAKLQLETNSPVSVD from the coding sequence TTGGCTGAACAAATCATTCTTATCACCGGTGCCGCTCAAGGCATCGGTGCCTCAGTAGCTAAAGCCTGTGCATATGCAGGTGCTACAGTTATCTTACTTGATAAACAAGTTCCGCAGCTTGAAGCTGTTTATGATGAAATTGTTGAACAAACTGGCATCATTCCAGCTATCTATCCGCTCGATCTCAAAGGGGCAACTGTTGATGACTACAAACAACTTGCCCAGACTATTTCAGAAAGTTTTGGTAAATTGGATGCCTTAATTCACTGCGCTGCTTCACTCGGACAATTAGCCCCAGTGATGAATCAAGATCCTAAAACATGGGCAGAAACCCTGCACATCAACCTGACAGCCGCTTACCTACTCACCCAAGCCTGTCTACCATTATTAAAACAACAAGCAAGCCATTTAATTTTCACTACGGATGCCCACAAGCATACCGCTTATTGGGGTGCCTACGGTATTAGTAAGGCCGCAGTTGAAGCACTTGCTGAACAACTAAAAGATGAACTGGAAGCAGAAGGCAAAGTGATCGTCAGCACCATTGATCCTGGTGAAGTCAGAACGGCGCTTTATGCTCGCGCTTATCCAGCCCGAAACCCAGAACATCTGAATTTGCCAGATGATGTCGCTTATCAATATATCGCAAAACTTCAATTAGAAACCAACTCTCCAGTATCGGTAGATTAA
- the hpnD gene encoding presqualene diphosphate synthase HpnD yields the protein MTPDQYCRDKAAKSGSSFYYSFMFLPPQKRQAITALYAFCREVDDAVDEIADPQVAAQTLSWWRSEVENIFNQTATHPVGKALEEAIKRFELHQEYFLEIIDGMEMDLFQHRYDAFKHLALYCHRVASVVGLLAAEIFGYQNRQTLKYAEKLGLAFQLTNIIRDVREDAERGRIYLPAEDMARFKVSEEDILALKQTAELTALLAFETERARSFYQEAKTLLPKEDRYSQRTGLIMSAIYEATLDEIEKDQFQVMKQRISLTPLKKLWLAWRTSRAEKKHP from the coding sequence ATGACGCCGGATCAATACTGCCGCGACAAAGCAGCTAAAAGTGGTTCCAGTTTTTATTACAGTTTCATGTTTTTACCACCGCAAAAGCGACAGGCCATCACCGCCTTGTATGCGTTTTGCCGTGAAGTGGATGATGCAGTAGATGAAATAGCCGATCCGCAAGTTGCTGCACAGACCTTAAGCTGGTGGCGAAGTGAGGTTGAGAATATATTTAACCAGACAGCCACTCATCCTGTTGGTAAAGCTCTGGAAGAAGCAATAAAGCGTTTCGAGCTTCATCAAGAATATTTTCTTGAAATTATTGATGGCATGGAAATGGATCTATTCCAGCATCGATATGACGCTTTTAAACATCTGGCTTTATATTGCCATCGTGTCGCAAGCGTGGTCGGGTTACTTGCTGCAGAAATTTTTGGTTATCAAAACCGTCAAACACTGAAATATGCTGAAAAACTGGGTTTGGCTTTCCAGTTAACCAATATTATTCGTGACGTTCGTGAAGATGCCGAACGTGGCCGCATCTATCTCCCCGCAGAGGATATGGCTCGATTTAAGGTAAGTGAAGAAGATATTCTGGCACTCAAACAAACAGCAGAATTAACAGCACTACTGGCGTTTGAAACCGAACGTGCTCGTTCCTTCTATCAAGAAGCCAAAACGCTATTACCCAAAGAAGATCGATACTCACAACGTACGGGCTTAATCATGTCTGCTATTTATGAGGCGACGTTAGACGAAATTGAAAAAGATCAGTTTCAGGTGATGAAACAGCGCATTTCACTGACACCATTGAAAAAACTCTGGTTAGCCTGGCGCACGTCCAGAGCAGAAAAAAAACATCCATAA
- the hpnE gene encoding hydroxysqualene dehydroxylase HpnE — protein sequence MTTLIVGGGWSGLAAAVRLLEKGESIHLVESAKQLGGRARNVDWNAQTIDNGQHLLIGAYQRTLKLLQDLGADESRLFQRLPLNITIHHPHFGDLKLADTLHLPWPLSLAIKTWQLNGFAVFVQISRLIFNARSQKKSDDISVQAWLKQQKQSSRLVEQLWEPLCLATLNTPISEASANLFAHVLLETFRQRDYADFLIPQVPLGDTLPAYAERYIQQQGGQISLQTRIKSLVILNNKVTAALTDNGQTIEADNIIIATGPHTSQQLLGKYWGAKDASSHPIVTVYLQCASDIHLRSPMLGLSGTTSQWIFDRGDGLLAVVISGPGSHLKLTNEQLIEHVVNELLDANIVQPSEFIRGYVIREKRATFRSTVGVCSDRPTTCSPVDGLYLAGDIINNLYPATLEGAVINGEKAAELIMKINTVS from the coding sequence ATGACCACGCTGATTGTTGGTGGTGGCTGGAGTGGACTTGCTGCCGCTGTTCGTTTGTTAGAAAAGGGCGAATCGATTCACCTGGTGGAATCTGCAAAGCAATTGGGAGGACGAGCCCGAAATGTTGACTGGAATGCACAGACCATAGACAACGGTCAACATTTATTGATTGGTGCCTATCAACGCACCTTAAAATTATTGCAAGACCTGGGGGCTGATGAGTCCAGATTGTTTCAGCGGCTTCCGCTAAATATAACCATCCATCATCCACATTTTGGCGATCTAAAACTCGCTGACACGCTACATCTACCCTGGCCGCTATCTCTGGCAATAAAGACTTGGCAACTCAATGGTTTTGCTGTTTTTGTCCAGATCTCTCGTCTAATCTTCAATGCCCGTTCACAAAAAAAGTCAGACGATATCTCCGTGCAAGCATGGCTAAAACAGCAGAAACAAAGTTCAAGGTTGGTTGAGCAACTATGGGAACCACTATGCCTTGCTACATTGAATACACCTATTTCAGAAGCCTCGGCTAATCTTTTTGCTCATGTCTTGTTAGAGACTTTTAGGCAACGTGACTACGCTGATTTTTTGATTCCGCAAGTACCATTAGGCGATACCCTACCAGCCTATGCTGAACGATATATTCAGCAACAAGGCGGACAAATTTCCCTGCAAACGCGTATTAAGTCACTCGTTATCCTTAACAATAAAGTCACTGCGGCTTTGACAGATAATGGACAAACCATTGAAGCGGACAATATTATTATTGCTACTGGACCACACACTAGCCAACAACTGTTAGGAAAATATTGGGGAGCTAAGGACGCAAGCTCTCATCCTATTGTCACGGTCTATCTGCAATGCGCATCTGATATCCATCTTCGATCACCTATGTTGGGACTCAGCGGGACAACAAGCCAATGGATATTCGATAGAGGTGATGGCCTGTTGGCGGTTGTTATCAGTGGACCAGGCTCACATCTGAAGCTGACTAATGAACAGCTTATCGAGCACGTTGTTAATGAATTACTAGACGCAAATATAGTACAGCCCTCTGAATTTATTCGCGGTTACGTTATCCGAGAAAAACGGGCAACATTCAGAAGTACTGTGGGTGTTTGCTCAGATCGTCCGACAACTTGCTCTCCAGTGGATGGGCTCTATTTAGCAGGTGATATAATTAACAATCTTTATCCTGCTACACTAGAAGGTGCAGTGATAAATGGTGAAAAAGCTGCCGAATTGATAATGAAAATCAACACGGTTAGCTAA
- a CDS encoding GGDEF domain-containing protein, whose product MEHPSISNKHKLSLVEGSKPAIDYTQTKTAEDIHRQLPYTLQTSLILEDMLQLFQHEVNAVFPECSFHYQNPSMKVDINSAEKSHHRCHYKLEMNGDYLGDLSFTQSKKFSQADIIFLEDLLSLLVYPLRNCLLYKKALASALLDDLTSLGNRAAYEKSLHREIDRAKRHNIPLSLVLIDIDNFKIINDNFGHMTGDRALKILADMINQNLRGSDLAFRFGGEEFVLLLTDTSIHDAQVAAERIRESVAQILSHDGTNSFGFTISLGVAQLDMNEEGYHLFERADMALYEAKHMGKNITVCAKKP is encoded by the coding sequence ATGGAACACCCATCAATATCAAACAAGCATAAACTAAGCCTGGTAGAAGGGTCTAAACCAGCAATAGATTACACTCAGACCAAAACAGCGGAAGACATACACCGTCAACTTCCTTACACGCTGCAAACCAGCCTTATTTTGGAAGACATGCTTCAATTATTTCAGCATGAAGTGAATGCTGTTTTCCCTGAGTGTAGCTTTCATTATCAAAACCCTAGTATGAAAGTCGATATCAACTCGGCGGAAAAATCTCACCACCGCTGCCATTATAAGCTTGAAATGAATGGTGATTATCTGGGCGATCTTAGCTTTACGCAAAGCAAAAAGTTTTCTCAAGCAGATATTATTTTTCTAGAAGATTTACTCAGCCTGCTTGTTTACCCTTTACGTAACTGCCTGCTTTATAAAAAAGCACTTGCCTCTGCACTACTGGATGACTTAACCAGTTTGGGTAACCGGGCTGCTTATGAAAAAAGTTTGCATAGGGAAATCGACAGAGCAAAAAGACACAATATACCTCTGTCACTCGTCCTTATTGACATTGATAACTTCAAAATTATCAATGACAACTTTGGTCATATGACCGGTGATAGAGCACTTAAAATTTTGGCAGATATGATTAACCAGAATTTGCGTGGTAGTGACTTGGCATTCAGATTTGGTGGTGAAGAATTTGTTCTGCTACTAACGGATACTAGCATTCACGACGCTCAAGTTGCAGCTGAAAGAATCCGTGAATCCGTTGCACAAATATTATCTCATGATGGAACAAACAGCTTCGGTTTCACCATCAGCTTAGGCGTAGCCCAACTTGATATGAATGAAGAAGGCTATCACCTGTTTGAACGGGCTGATATGGCACTTTATGAAGCCAAACACATGGGTAAGAATATAACTGTCTGCGCCAAGAAACCCTAA
- a CDS encoding (2Fe-2S) ferredoxin domain-containing protein, which translates to MAQIYKYHLFFCTHQRDDGSANCGEHGSQSLRDYAKQRVKELKIKKVRVNNAGCLNRCKLGPMLVIYPEGTWYHYETEADIDEIIESHLLNDTIVERLVK; encoded by the coding sequence ATGGCTCAAATATATAAATATCATTTATTTTTCTGTACGCATCAGCGTGATGATGGCAGTGCAAATTGTGGAGAGCATGGTTCACAGTCTCTGCGTGATTACGCCAAACAGCGTGTTAAAGAATTAAAAATAAAAAAAGTGCGTGTCAATAATGCAGGCTGTCTTAACCGCTGTAAGCTGGGACCGATGTTAGTGATTTATCCTGAAGGCACTTGGTATCACTATGAAACAGAAGCGGATATTGACGAAATTATTGAGTCACATCTGTTAAACGACACGATTGTGGAACGTTTGGTCAAATGA